In Dromiciops gliroides isolate mDroGli1 chromosome 5, mDroGli1.pri, whole genome shotgun sequence, the following are encoded in one genomic region:
- the PTPN12 gene encoding tyrosine-protein phosphatase non-receptor type 12 isoform X3 codes for MEQVEILRKFIQRVQAMKSPDHNGEDNFARDFMRLRRLSTKYRTEKIYPTATGEKEENVKKNRYKDILPFDHSRVKLTLKTPSQDSDYINANFIKGVYGPKAYVATQGPLANTVIDFWRMIWEYNVVIIVMACREFEMGRKKCERYWPLYGEDSLTFAPFQISCEAEQARTDYFIRTLLLEFQNESRRLYQFHYVNWPDHDVPSSFDSILDMISLMREYQEHEDVPICIHCSAGCGRTGAICAIDYTWNLLKAGKIPEEFNVFNLIQEMRTQRHSAVQTKEQYELVHRAIAQLFEKQLQKYEKYTDWKISDVVDEISTEKIVSSLNLEKPDSPPPKPPRTRSCLVEGDAKEEILQPPEPHPVPPILTPSPPSAYPTVTTVWQDNDRYHPKPVLHIVSSEQQSTDLNKNYNKSTELPGKNESVVEHMEKKLERNLSFEIKKVPLQEGPKSFDGNTLLNRGHAIKIKSVSPCATEKFSKSQEASSGDLTEDVSQNSCVDCDVSPSSKVSVTAQEGMQKSSDTPSRPDCLPLKEKGHVIWPLHGPENALPIPDESESKASENQCQATKTFSLTPSPTLQVEPSSLVDHDSNTPLGRAPLSFTNPLHSDDSDSDEGNYDGAMPKNVTNISTASATVSAATSTENISTRKVLPMSIARHDVPVTICSEAEKDVDVSEDSPPPLPERTPESFVLASDHNYPVESNQTETNRECPLPILSNKDHISESPAEATDIGFGNRCGKPKGPRNPPSEWT; via the exons TTGATCACAGCCGAGTTAAACTGACTCTAAAGACTCCTTCCCAAGATTCAGACTACATCAATGCGAATTTTATTAAG GGAGTCTATGGGCCCAAAGCATATGTTGCAACCCAAGGACCATTAGCAAATACAGTTATAGATTTTTGGAGGATGATATGGGAATACAATGTTGTA atcattgtAATGGCGTGTCGAGAATTTGAAATGGGAAGG AAAAAATGTGAACGTTACTGGCCTCTGTACGGGGAAGATTCTCTAACATTTGCACCATTTCAAATTTCTTGT gaGGCTGAACAAGCCAGGACAGACTACTTTATTAGAACATTGTTACTTGAATTTCAAAAT GAATCTCGGAGACTGTATCAGTTTCATTATGTGAACTGGCCAGACCATGATGTTCCTTCATCATTTGATTCTATTCTGGACATGATCAGCCTTATGAGGGAATATCAAGAACATGAAGATGTGCCTATTTGTATCCACTGCAG TGCAGGTTGTGGAAGAACAGGAGCCATTTGTGCCATAGATTATACATGGAATTTGCTAAAAGCTGGG aAAATACCCGAGGAGTTTAATGTATTCAATTTAATACAAGAAATGAGAACACAGAGGCATTCTGCAGTACAAACAAAg GAACAATATGAACTTGTTCATCGAGCGATAGCCCAGCTGTTtgaaaaacaacttcaaaaatatgaaaaatacacAGACTGGAAAATTTCTGATGTAGTG GATGAAATTAGCACAGAAAAGATTGTCAGCTCTCTGAACCTTGAAAAACCAGATTCTCCCCCTCCAAAACCTCCACGTACCCGCAG ttgcCTTGTCGAAGGGGATGCTAAAGAAGAAATATTACAGCCTCCAGAACCTCACCCTGTACCACCCATCTTGACACCTTCTCCTCCTTCAGCCTATCCAACAGTTACTACAGTATGGCAAGACAATGACAGATACCATCCAAAGCCTGTGTTGCATATAGTTTCATCAGAACAGCAGTCAACAGAcctcaataaaaattataataaatcaaCAGAACTTCCAGGGAAGAATGAATCAGTAGTTGAACATATGGAGAAGAAATTGGAACGAAACTTGAgttttgaaattaaaaaggttcCTCTACAGGAGGGACCAAAAAGTTTTGATGGAAATACACTCTTGAATAGAGGACATGCAATTAAGATTAAATCTGTTTCACCCTGTGCAACTGAGAAATTCTCAAAGTCACAGGAGGCCAGTTCAGGGGATTTAACTGAAGATGTTTCTCAAAACTCTTGTGTGGACTGTGATGTATCACCATCTAGCAAAGTCTCAGTAACTGCAcaagaaggaatgcagaaaagtTCTGATACACCATCAAGACCAGATTGTTTGCCTCTTAAAGAGAAAGGACATGTTATATGGCCATTACATGGTCCTGAAAATGCACTGCCTATTCCTGATGAATCTGAGAGCAAAGCCTCAGAAAACCAATGTCAGGCTACTAAAACCTTTTCTCTAACACCAAGCCCCACGTTACAAGTAGAACCTAGCAGTCTTGTGGATCATGATAGTAATACACCTCTAGGTAGAGCACCCCTCAGTTTTACTAACCCTCTTCACTCTGATGATTCTGACAGTGATGAAGGGAACTATGATGGAGCCATGCCTAAGAATGTGACTAATATCTCAACAGCAAGTGCTACAGTTTCTGCTGCTACTAGCACTGAAAACATTTCTACTAGAAAAGTATTACCAATGTCCATTGCTAGACATGATGTACCAGTTACAATATGTTCAGAGGCTGAAAAAG ATGTTGATGTTAGCGAAGATTCGCCTCCCCCACTACCTGAAAGAACTCCTGAATCTTTTGTATTAGCAAGTGACCATA attatCCTGTAGAGAGTAATCAGACAGAGACGAATAGAGAATGTCCACTTCCTATTTTAAGTAACAAAGATCATATTTCAGAAAGTCCAGCTGAAGCCACAGATATTG GTTTTGGTAATCGTTGTGGAAAACCCAAAGGACCAAGAAATCCACCATCAGAATGGACATGA
- the PTPN12 gene encoding tyrosine-protein phosphatase non-receptor type 12 isoform X1, whose protein sequence is MEQVEILRKFIQRVQAMKSPDHNGEDNFARDFMRLRRLSTKYRTEKIYPTATGEKEENVKKNRYKDILPFDHSRVKLTLKTPSQDSDYINANFIKGVYGPKAYVATQGPLANTVIDFWRMIWEYNVVIIVMACREFEMGRKKCERYWPLYGEDSLTFAPFQISCEAEQARTDYFIRTLLLEFQNESRRLYQFHYVNWPDHDVPSSFDSILDMISLMREYQEHEDVPICIHCSAGCGRTGAICAIDYTWNLLKAGKIPEEFNVFNLIQEMRTQRHSAVQTKEQYELVHRAIAQLFEKQLQKYEKYTDWKISDVVDEISTEKIVSSLNLEKPDSPPPKPPRTRSCLVEGDAKEEILQPPEPHPVPPILTPSPPSAYPTVTTVWQDNDRYHPKPVLHIVSSEQQSTDLNKNYNKSTELPGKNESVVEHMEKKLERNLSFEIKKVPLQEGPKSFDGNTLLNRGHAIKIKSVSPCATEKFSKSQEASSGDLTEDVSQNSCVDCDVSPSSKVSVTAQEGMQKSSDTPSRPDCLPLKEKGHVIWPLHGPENALPIPDESESKASENQCQATKTFSLTPSPTLQVEPSSLVDHDSNTPLGRAPLSFTNPLHSDDSDSDEGNYDGAMPKNVTNISTASATVSAATSTENISTRKVLPMSIARHDVPVTICSEAEKDVDVSEDSPPPLPERTPESFVLASDHNTPVRSAEWNELHTQEQSEQKKSEVLISTENKTFDYPVESNQTETNRECPLPILSNKDHISESPAEATDIGFGNRCGKPKGPRNPPSEWT, encoded by the exons TTGATCACAGCCGAGTTAAACTGACTCTAAAGACTCCTTCCCAAGATTCAGACTACATCAATGCGAATTTTATTAAG GGAGTCTATGGGCCCAAAGCATATGTTGCAACCCAAGGACCATTAGCAAATACAGTTATAGATTTTTGGAGGATGATATGGGAATACAATGTTGTA atcattgtAATGGCGTGTCGAGAATTTGAAATGGGAAGG AAAAAATGTGAACGTTACTGGCCTCTGTACGGGGAAGATTCTCTAACATTTGCACCATTTCAAATTTCTTGT gaGGCTGAACAAGCCAGGACAGACTACTTTATTAGAACATTGTTACTTGAATTTCAAAAT GAATCTCGGAGACTGTATCAGTTTCATTATGTGAACTGGCCAGACCATGATGTTCCTTCATCATTTGATTCTATTCTGGACATGATCAGCCTTATGAGGGAATATCAAGAACATGAAGATGTGCCTATTTGTATCCACTGCAG TGCAGGTTGTGGAAGAACAGGAGCCATTTGTGCCATAGATTATACATGGAATTTGCTAAAAGCTGGG aAAATACCCGAGGAGTTTAATGTATTCAATTTAATACAAGAAATGAGAACACAGAGGCATTCTGCAGTACAAACAAAg GAACAATATGAACTTGTTCATCGAGCGATAGCCCAGCTGTTtgaaaaacaacttcaaaaatatgaaaaatacacAGACTGGAAAATTTCTGATGTAGTG GATGAAATTAGCACAGAAAAGATTGTCAGCTCTCTGAACCTTGAAAAACCAGATTCTCCCCCTCCAAAACCTCCACGTACCCGCAG ttgcCTTGTCGAAGGGGATGCTAAAGAAGAAATATTACAGCCTCCAGAACCTCACCCTGTACCACCCATCTTGACACCTTCTCCTCCTTCAGCCTATCCAACAGTTACTACAGTATGGCAAGACAATGACAGATACCATCCAAAGCCTGTGTTGCATATAGTTTCATCAGAACAGCAGTCAACAGAcctcaataaaaattataataaatcaaCAGAACTTCCAGGGAAGAATGAATCAGTAGTTGAACATATGGAGAAGAAATTGGAACGAAACTTGAgttttgaaattaaaaaggttcCTCTACAGGAGGGACCAAAAAGTTTTGATGGAAATACACTCTTGAATAGAGGACATGCAATTAAGATTAAATCTGTTTCACCCTGTGCAACTGAGAAATTCTCAAAGTCACAGGAGGCCAGTTCAGGGGATTTAACTGAAGATGTTTCTCAAAACTCTTGTGTGGACTGTGATGTATCACCATCTAGCAAAGTCTCAGTAACTGCAcaagaaggaatgcagaaaagtTCTGATACACCATCAAGACCAGATTGTTTGCCTCTTAAAGAGAAAGGACATGTTATATGGCCATTACATGGTCCTGAAAATGCACTGCCTATTCCTGATGAATCTGAGAGCAAAGCCTCAGAAAACCAATGTCAGGCTACTAAAACCTTTTCTCTAACACCAAGCCCCACGTTACAAGTAGAACCTAGCAGTCTTGTGGATCATGATAGTAATACACCTCTAGGTAGAGCACCCCTCAGTTTTACTAACCCTCTTCACTCTGATGATTCTGACAGTGATGAAGGGAACTATGATGGAGCCATGCCTAAGAATGTGACTAATATCTCAACAGCAAGTGCTACAGTTTCTGCTGCTACTAGCACTGAAAACATTTCTACTAGAAAAGTATTACCAATGTCCATTGCTAGACATGATGTACCAGTTACAATATGTTCAGAGGCTGAAAAAG ATGTTGATGTTAGCGAAGATTCGCCTCCCCCACTACCTGAAAGAACTCCTGAATCTTTTGTATTAGCAAGTGACCATA ACACGCCTGTAAGATCTGCTGAGTGGAATGAACTTCATACCCAAGAGCAGTCTGAACAAAAGAAATCTGAA GTCTTGATATCTACTGAGAATAAAACATTTG attatCCTGTAGAGAGTAATCAGACAGAGACGAATAGAGAATGTCCACTTCCTATTTTAAGTAACAAAGATCATATTTCAGAAAGTCCAGCTGAAGCCACAGATATTG GTTTTGGTAATCGTTGTGGAAAACCCAAAGGACCAAGAAATCCACCATCAGAATGGACATGA
- the PTPN12 gene encoding tyrosine-protein phosphatase non-receptor type 12 isoform X2 yields MEQVEILRKFIQRVQAMKSPDHNGEDNFARDFMRLRRLSTKYRTEKIYPTATGEKEENVKKNRYKDILPFDHSRVKLTLKTPSQDSDYINANFIKGVYGPKAYVATQGPLANTVIDFWRMIWEYNVVIIVMACREFEMGRKKCERYWPLYGEDSLTFAPFQISCEAEQARTDYFIRTLLLEFQNESRRLYQFHYVNWPDHDVPSSFDSILDMISLMREYQEHEDVPICIHCSAGCGRTGAICAIDYTWNLLKAGKIPEEFNVFNLIQEMRTQRHSAVQTKEQYELVHRAIAQLFEKQLQKYEKYTDWKISDVVDEISTEKIVSSLNLEKPDSPPPKPPRTRSCLVEGDAKEEILQPPEPHPVPPILTPSPPSAYPTVTTVWQDNDRYHPKPVLHIVSSEQQSTDLNKNYNKSTELPGKNESVVEHMEKKLERNLSFEIKKVPLQEGPKSFDGNTLLNRGHAIKIKSVSPCATEKFSKSQEASSGDLTEDVSQNSCVDCDVSPSSKVSVTAQEGMQKSSDTPSRPDCLPLKEKGHVIWPLHGPENALPIPDESESKASENQCQATKTFSLTPSPTLQVEPSSLVDHDSNTPLGRAPLSFTNPLHSDDSDSDEGNYDGAMPKNVTNISTASATVSAATSTENISTRKVLPMSIARHDVPVTICSEAEKDTPVRSAEWNELHTQEQSEQKKSEVLISTENKTFDYPVESNQTETNRECPLPILSNKDHISESPAEATDIGFGNRCGKPKGPRNPPSEWT; encoded by the exons TTGATCACAGCCGAGTTAAACTGACTCTAAAGACTCCTTCCCAAGATTCAGACTACATCAATGCGAATTTTATTAAG GGAGTCTATGGGCCCAAAGCATATGTTGCAACCCAAGGACCATTAGCAAATACAGTTATAGATTTTTGGAGGATGATATGGGAATACAATGTTGTA atcattgtAATGGCGTGTCGAGAATTTGAAATGGGAAGG AAAAAATGTGAACGTTACTGGCCTCTGTACGGGGAAGATTCTCTAACATTTGCACCATTTCAAATTTCTTGT gaGGCTGAACAAGCCAGGACAGACTACTTTATTAGAACATTGTTACTTGAATTTCAAAAT GAATCTCGGAGACTGTATCAGTTTCATTATGTGAACTGGCCAGACCATGATGTTCCTTCATCATTTGATTCTATTCTGGACATGATCAGCCTTATGAGGGAATATCAAGAACATGAAGATGTGCCTATTTGTATCCACTGCAG TGCAGGTTGTGGAAGAACAGGAGCCATTTGTGCCATAGATTATACATGGAATTTGCTAAAAGCTGGG aAAATACCCGAGGAGTTTAATGTATTCAATTTAATACAAGAAATGAGAACACAGAGGCATTCTGCAGTACAAACAAAg GAACAATATGAACTTGTTCATCGAGCGATAGCCCAGCTGTTtgaaaaacaacttcaaaaatatgaaaaatacacAGACTGGAAAATTTCTGATGTAGTG GATGAAATTAGCACAGAAAAGATTGTCAGCTCTCTGAACCTTGAAAAACCAGATTCTCCCCCTCCAAAACCTCCACGTACCCGCAG ttgcCTTGTCGAAGGGGATGCTAAAGAAGAAATATTACAGCCTCCAGAACCTCACCCTGTACCACCCATCTTGACACCTTCTCCTCCTTCAGCCTATCCAACAGTTACTACAGTATGGCAAGACAATGACAGATACCATCCAAAGCCTGTGTTGCATATAGTTTCATCAGAACAGCAGTCAACAGAcctcaataaaaattataataaatcaaCAGAACTTCCAGGGAAGAATGAATCAGTAGTTGAACATATGGAGAAGAAATTGGAACGAAACTTGAgttttgaaattaaaaaggttcCTCTACAGGAGGGACCAAAAAGTTTTGATGGAAATACACTCTTGAATAGAGGACATGCAATTAAGATTAAATCTGTTTCACCCTGTGCAACTGAGAAATTCTCAAAGTCACAGGAGGCCAGTTCAGGGGATTTAACTGAAGATGTTTCTCAAAACTCTTGTGTGGACTGTGATGTATCACCATCTAGCAAAGTCTCAGTAACTGCAcaagaaggaatgcagaaaagtTCTGATACACCATCAAGACCAGATTGTTTGCCTCTTAAAGAGAAAGGACATGTTATATGGCCATTACATGGTCCTGAAAATGCACTGCCTATTCCTGATGAATCTGAGAGCAAAGCCTCAGAAAACCAATGTCAGGCTACTAAAACCTTTTCTCTAACACCAAGCCCCACGTTACAAGTAGAACCTAGCAGTCTTGTGGATCATGATAGTAATACACCTCTAGGTAGAGCACCCCTCAGTTTTACTAACCCTCTTCACTCTGATGATTCTGACAGTGATGAAGGGAACTATGATGGAGCCATGCCTAAGAATGTGACTAATATCTCAACAGCAAGTGCTACAGTTTCTGCTGCTACTAGCACTGAAAACATTTCTACTAGAAAAGTATTACCAATGTCCATTGCTAGACATGATGTACCAGTTACAATATGTTCAGAGGCTGAAAAAG ACACGCCTGTAAGATCTGCTGAGTGGAATGAACTTCATACCCAAGAGCAGTCTGAACAAAAGAAATCTGAA GTCTTGATATCTACTGAGAATAAAACATTTG attatCCTGTAGAGAGTAATCAGACAGAGACGAATAGAGAATGTCCACTTCCTATTTTAAGTAACAAAGATCATATTTCAGAAAGTCCAGCTGAAGCCACAGATATTG GTTTTGGTAATCGTTGTGGAAAACCCAAAGGACCAAGAAATCCACCATCAGAATGGACATGA
- the PTPN12 gene encoding tyrosine-protein phosphatase non-receptor type 12 isoform X4, producing MEQVEILRKFIQRVQAMKSPDHNGEDNFARDFMRLRRLSTKYRTEKIYPTATGEKEENVKKNRYKDILPFDHSRVKLTLKTPSQDSDYINANFIKGVYGPKAYVATQGPLANTVIDFWRMIWEYNVVIIVMACREFEMGRKKCERYWPLYGEDSLTFAPFQISCEAEQARTDYFIRTLLLEFQNESRRLYQFHYVNWPDHDVPSSFDSILDMISLMREYQEHEDVPICIHCSAGCGRTGAICAIDYTWNLLKAGKIPEEFNVFNLIQEMRTQRHSAVQTKEQYELVHRAIAQLFEKQLQKYEKYTDWKISDVVDEISTEKIVSSLNLEKPDSPPPKPPRTRSCLVEGDAKEEILQPPEPHPVPPILTPSPPSAYPTVTTVWQDNDRYHPKPVLHIVSSEQQSTDLNKNYNKSTELPGKNESVVEHMEKKLERNLSFEIKKVPLQEGPKSFDGNTLLNRGHAIKIKSVSPCATEKFSKSQEASSGDLTEDVSQNSCVDCDVSPSSKVSVTAQEGMQKSSDTPSRPDCLPLKEKGHVIWPLHGPENALPIPDESESKASENQCQATKTFSLTPSPTLQVEPSSLVDHDSNTPLGRAPLSFTNPLHSDDSDSDEGNYDGAMPKNVTNISTASATVSAATSTENISTRKVLPMSIARHDVPVTICSEAEKDYPVESNQTETNRECPLPILSNKDHISESPAEATDIGFGNRCGKPKGPRNPPSEWT from the exons TTGATCACAGCCGAGTTAAACTGACTCTAAAGACTCCTTCCCAAGATTCAGACTACATCAATGCGAATTTTATTAAG GGAGTCTATGGGCCCAAAGCATATGTTGCAACCCAAGGACCATTAGCAAATACAGTTATAGATTTTTGGAGGATGATATGGGAATACAATGTTGTA atcattgtAATGGCGTGTCGAGAATTTGAAATGGGAAGG AAAAAATGTGAACGTTACTGGCCTCTGTACGGGGAAGATTCTCTAACATTTGCACCATTTCAAATTTCTTGT gaGGCTGAACAAGCCAGGACAGACTACTTTATTAGAACATTGTTACTTGAATTTCAAAAT GAATCTCGGAGACTGTATCAGTTTCATTATGTGAACTGGCCAGACCATGATGTTCCTTCATCATTTGATTCTATTCTGGACATGATCAGCCTTATGAGGGAATATCAAGAACATGAAGATGTGCCTATTTGTATCCACTGCAG TGCAGGTTGTGGAAGAACAGGAGCCATTTGTGCCATAGATTATACATGGAATTTGCTAAAAGCTGGG aAAATACCCGAGGAGTTTAATGTATTCAATTTAATACAAGAAATGAGAACACAGAGGCATTCTGCAGTACAAACAAAg GAACAATATGAACTTGTTCATCGAGCGATAGCCCAGCTGTTtgaaaaacaacttcaaaaatatgaaaaatacacAGACTGGAAAATTTCTGATGTAGTG GATGAAATTAGCACAGAAAAGATTGTCAGCTCTCTGAACCTTGAAAAACCAGATTCTCCCCCTCCAAAACCTCCACGTACCCGCAG ttgcCTTGTCGAAGGGGATGCTAAAGAAGAAATATTACAGCCTCCAGAACCTCACCCTGTACCACCCATCTTGACACCTTCTCCTCCTTCAGCCTATCCAACAGTTACTACAGTATGGCAAGACAATGACAGATACCATCCAAAGCCTGTGTTGCATATAGTTTCATCAGAACAGCAGTCAACAGAcctcaataaaaattataataaatcaaCAGAACTTCCAGGGAAGAATGAATCAGTAGTTGAACATATGGAGAAGAAATTGGAACGAAACTTGAgttttgaaattaaaaaggttcCTCTACAGGAGGGACCAAAAAGTTTTGATGGAAATACACTCTTGAATAGAGGACATGCAATTAAGATTAAATCTGTTTCACCCTGTGCAACTGAGAAATTCTCAAAGTCACAGGAGGCCAGTTCAGGGGATTTAACTGAAGATGTTTCTCAAAACTCTTGTGTGGACTGTGATGTATCACCATCTAGCAAAGTCTCAGTAACTGCAcaagaaggaatgcagaaaagtTCTGATACACCATCAAGACCAGATTGTTTGCCTCTTAAAGAGAAAGGACATGTTATATGGCCATTACATGGTCCTGAAAATGCACTGCCTATTCCTGATGAATCTGAGAGCAAAGCCTCAGAAAACCAATGTCAGGCTACTAAAACCTTTTCTCTAACACCAAGCCCCACGTTACAAGTAGAACCTAGCAGTCTTGTGGATCATGATAGTAATACACCTCTAGGTAGAGCACCCCTCAGTTTTACTAACCCTCTTCACTCTGATGATTCTGACAGTGATGAAGGGAACTATGATGGAGCCATGCCTAAGAATGTGACTAATATCTCAACAGCAAGTGCTACAGTTTCTGCTGCTACTAGCACTGAAAACATTTCTACTAGAAAAGTATTACCAATGTCCATTGCTAGACATGATGTACCAGTTACAATATGTTCAGAGGCTGAAAAAG attatCCTGTAGAGAGTAATCAGACAGAGACGAATAGAGAATGTCCACTTCCTATTTTAAGTAACAAAGATCATATTTCAGAAAGTCCAGCTGAAGCCACAGATATTG GTTTTGGTAATCGTTGTGGAAAACCCAAAGGACCAAGAAATCCACCATCAGAATGGACATGA
- the PTPN12 gene encoding tyrosine-protein phosphatase non-receptor type 12 isoform X5 gives MLKRTDTKTYYHKKCERYWPLYGEDSLTFAPFQISCEAEQARTDYFIRTLLLEFQNESRRLYQFHYVNWPDHDVPSSFDSILDMISLMREYQEHEDVPICIHCSAGCGRTGAICAIDYTWNLLKAGKIPEEFNVFNLIQEMRTQRHSAVQTKEQYELVHRAIAQLFEKQLQKYEKYTDWKISDVVDEISTEKIVSSLNLEKPDSPPPKPPRTRSCLVEGDAKEEILQPPEPHPVPPILTPSPPSAYPTVTTVWQDNDRYHPKPVLHIVSSEQQSTDLNKNYNKSTELPGKNESVVEHMEKKLERNLSFEIKKVPLQEGPKSFDGNTLLNRGHAIKIKSVSPCATEKFSKSQEASSGDLTEDVSQNSCVDCDVSPSSKVSVTAQEGMQKSSDTPSRPDCLPLKEKGHVIWPLHGPENALPIPDESESKASENQCQATKTFSLTPSPTLQVEPSSLVDHDSNTPLGRAPLSFTNPLHSDDSDSDEGNYDGAMPKNVTNISTASATVSAATSTENISTRKVLPMSIARHDVPVTICSEAEKDVDVSEDSPPPLPERTPESFVLASDHNTPVRSAEWNELHTQEQSEQKKSEVLISTENKTFDYPVESNQTETNRECPLPILSNKDHISESPAEATDIGFGNRCGKPKGPRNPPSEWT, from the exons AAAAAATGTGAACGTTACTGGCCTCTGTACGGGGAAGATTCTCTAACATTTGCACCATTTCAAATTTCTTGT gaGGCTGAACAAGCCAGGACAGACTACTTTATTAGAACATTGTTACTTGAATTTCAAAAT GAATCTCGGAGACTGTATCAGTTTCATTATGTGAACTGGCCAGACCATGATGTTCCTTCATCATTTGATTCTATTCTGGACATGATCAGCCTTATGAGGGAATATCAAGAACATGAAGATGTGCCTATTTGTATCCACTGCAG TGCAGGTTGTGGAAGAACAGGAGCCATTTGTGCCATAGATTATACATGGAATTTGCTAAAAGCTGGG aAAATACCCGAGGAGTTTAATGTATTCAATTTAATACAAGAAATGAGAACACAGAGGCATTCTGCAGTACAAACAAAg GAACAATATGAACTTGTTCATCGAGCGATAGCCCAGCTGTTtgaaaaacaacttcaaaaatatgaaaaatacacAGACTGGAAAATTTCTGATGTAGTG GATGAAATTAGCACAGAAAAGATTGTCAGCTCTCTGAACCTTGAAAAACCAGATTCTCCCCCTCCAAAACCTCCACGTACCCGCAG ttgcCTTGTCGAAGGGGATGCTAAAGAAGAAATATTACAGCCTCCAGAACCTCACCCTGTACCACCCATCTTGACACCTTCTCCTCCTTCAGCCTATCCAACAGTTACTACAGTATGGCAAGACAATGACAGATACCATCCAAAGCCTGTGTTGCATATAGTTTCATCAGAACAGCAGTCAACAGAcctcaataaaaattataataaatcaaCAGAACTTCCAGGGAAGAATGAATCAGTAGTTGAACATATGGAGAAGAAATTGGAACGAAACTTGAgttttgaaattaaaaaggttcCTCTACAGGAGGGACCAAAAAGTTTTGATGGAAATACACTCTTGAATAGAGGACATGCAATTAAGATTAAATCTGTTTCACCCTGTGCAACTGAGAAATTCTCAAAGTCACAGGAGGCCAGTTCAGGGGATTTAACTGAAGATGTTTCTCAAAACTCTTGTGTGGACTGTGATGTATCACCATCTAGCAAAGTCTCAGTAACTGCAcaagaaggaatgcagaaaagtTCTGATACACCATCAAGACCAGATTGTTTGCCTCTTAAAGAGAAAGGACATGTTATATGGCCATTACATGGTCCTGAAAATGCACTGCCTATTCCTGATGAATCTGAGAGCAAAGCCTCAGAAAACCAATGTCAGGCTACTAAAACCTTTTCTCTAACACCAAGCCCCACGTTACAAGTAGAACCTAGCAGTCTTGTGGATCATGATAGTAATACACCTCTAGGTAGAGCACCCCTCAGTTTTACTAACCCTCTTCACTCTGATGATTCTGACAGTGATGAAGGGAACTATGATGGAGCCATGCCTAAGAATGTGACTAATATCTCAACAGCAAGTGCTACAGTTTCTGCTGCTACTAGCACTGAAAACATTTCTACTAGAAAAGTATTACCAATGTCCATTGCTAGACATGATGTACCAGTTACAATATGTTCAGAGGCTGAAAAAG ATGTTGATGTTAGCGAAGATTCGCCTCCCCCACTACCTGAAAGAACTCCTGAATCTTTTGTATTAGCAAGTGACCATA ACACGCCTGTAAGATCTGCTGAGTGGAATGAACTTCATACCCAAGAGCAGTCTGAACAAAAGAAATCTGAA GTCTTGATATCTACTGAGAATAAAACATTTG attatCCTGTAGAGAGTAATCAGACAGAGACGAATAGAGAATGTCCACTTCCTATTTTAAGTAACAAAGATCATATTTCAGAAAGTCCAGCTGAAGCCACAGATATTG GTTTTGGTAATCGTTGTGGAAAACCCAAAGGACCAAGAAATCCACCATCAGAATGGACATGA